Proteins from a genomic interval of Candidatus Rokuibacteriota bacterium:
- the gcvH gene encoding glycine cleavage system protein GcvH — MANVPGELRYTKEHEWAKLEGDKARVGITAFAQEQLGDVVFVELPKVGAKITAMKTFGVVESVKAVSDLFAPLSGEVVEINAELPKKPEVVNADPYGQGWMIVIKLSNAKEWDGLMPAGDYGKLIAAAGH; from the coding sequence ATGGCGAATGTTCCGGGAGAGCTTCGATACACGAAAGAACACGAGTGGGCCAAGCTCGAGGGGGACAAGGCCCGCGTCGGCATCACGGCTTTCGCGCAGGAGCAGCTGGGCGACGTGGTCTTCGTCGAGCTGCCCAAGGTCGGCGCCAAGATCACCGCCATGAAGACCTTCGGAGTGGTCGAGTCGGTCAAGGCCGTCTCGGACCTCTTCGCGCCGCTCAGCGGCGAGGTGGTCGAGATCAACGCCGAGCTGCCCAAGAAGCCCGAGGTGGTGAATGCCGATCCCTACGGCCAGGGCTGGATGATCGTGATCAAGCTCTCCAACGCCAAGGAGTGGGACGGGCTCATGCCGGCCGGCGACTACGGAAAGCTCATCGCCGCGGCGGGGCACTGA
- the gcvPA gene encoding aminomethyl-transferring glycine dehydrogenase subunit GcvPA, which translates to MRYISNTPAQQREMLAQIGVGSIEDLLARIPTKARLSRPLNVPAAMAETDLVRHLRALSALNANADDYACFLGAGSYDHSVPSPINHLISRGEFFTAYTPYQPEASQGTLRSIFEYQSMMAELTGMDVANASLYDGASSVAEAALMAHAVTELNAIVLSKGLNPLYRQVVETYCEGPGIRLKSAPIGDGATDLDALRKAVSGQTAAVVIQHPNFFGCLEDVKAAADIAHAAGALLIVVADPVNLGLLTPPGALGADLVVGEGQGLGVPMSFGGPNLGVFAAKQELVRRMPGRLVGATVDLDGQRGFVLTLQTREQHIRREKATSNICTNVALCALMATIYVAIMGKVGIRKVGELSTAKAHYAAETFAKIPGVRLRFTAPFFKEFTLELPKSPERVAKRLMKEKILAGVPLKAFDRAQKDCLLVAVTEKRTRGEIDAYAAALAAAVA; encoded by the coding sequence ATGCGCTACATCTCCAATACGCCGGCCCAGCAGCGGGAGATGCTGGCGCAGATCGGCGTGGGATCGATCGAGGACCTCCTCGCGCGGATTCCAACGAAGGCCCGGCTGTCCCGCCCGCTCAACGTGCCGGCGGCCATGGCCGAGACCGACCTCGTCCGCCACCTGCGGGCCCTCTCGGCGCTGAACGCCAACGCCGACGACTACGCCTGCTTCCTGGGCGCGGGCTCCTACGACCACAGCGTGCCGAGCCCGATCAATCACCTGATCTCGCGCGGCGAGTTCTTCACGGCCTACACGCCCTACCAGCCCGAGGCGAGCCAGGGGACGCTCCGCTCCATCTTCGAGTACCAGAGCATGATGGCGGAACTCACCGGGATGGACGTCGCCAACGCGTCGCTCTACGACGGCGCCTCCTCGGTGGCCGAAGCGGCGCTGATGGCCCACGCGGTGACGGAGCTGAACGCGATCGTCCTCTCGAAGGGCCTCAACCCGCTCTATCGCCAGGTCGTCGAGACGTACTGCGAGGGGCCGGGCATCCGTCTCAAGTCGGCGCCGATCGGCGACGGGGCGACGGACCTCGACGCCCTCCGGAAGGCCGTCTCGGGCCAGACAGCGGCCGTCGTCATCCAGCACCCGAACTTCTTCGGCTGCCTCGAGGACGTCAAGGCGGCGGCCGACATCGCGCACGCGGCCGGCGCGCTTCTGATCGTCGTGGCCGACCCGGTCAACCTGGGACTGCTCACGCCGCCCGGCGCGCTCGGCGCGGACCTGGTTGTAGGCGAGGGGCAAGGGCTCGGCGTGCCGATGAGCTTCGGAGGCCCGAACCTGGGCGTGTTCGCGGCGAAGCAAGAGCTGGTGCGGCGGATGCCCGGCAGGCTCGTCGGGGCCACGGTGGACCTCGACGGCCAGCGCGGCTTCGTGCTCACGCTCCAGACCCGCGAGCAGCACATCAGGCGCGAGAAGGCGACCTCGAACATCTGCACCAACGTGGCCCTCTGCGCGCTGATGGCGACGATCTACGTTGCCATCATGGGCAAGGTCGGGATCCGCAAGGTCGGAGAGCTGTCCACGGCCAAGGCGCACTACGCCGCCGAGACGTTCGCGAAGATCCCGGGGGTGCGGCTCCGCTTCACGGCGCCTTTCTTCAAGGAGTTCACCCTCGAGCTTCCGAAATCCCCGGAGCGAGTGGCGAAGCGGTTGATGAAGGAGAAGATCCTGGCCGGCGTGCCGTTGAAGGCCTTCGACCGCGCCCAGAAGGACTGCCTGCTCGTGGCCGTGACAGAGAAGCGCACGCGCGGCGAGATCGACGCCTACGCGGCCGCGCTCGCAGCCGCGGTGGCCTGA